Part of the Lolium rigidum isolate FL_2022 chromosome 6, APGP_CSIRO_Lrig_0.1, whole genome shotgun sequence genome, TATCTTGCAACAGAAATACTTTTTGTTCTTCAGCTAATGTCTACAAGAAAGGCACGACGTGCTGCCGCGCCAGTCCCTAAGTTAAGTAGGATAAGCAGAAAGAAGAAGCAGAAGCTGGGGTCTCTACTCTAATCCATTCGATTCCTTTTTGTTTTACCACATTGATTCTCTCGCAACTGATAGTTCTTTGCTGATTTACCTGTGCATATCTCAAACAACTGAGTCAGAACCCACATGTATGGAACTTTGTGTGTGTGATGCTGATTGTATTCATTTGACTGTAAAGTTCAGGTTTCTATTCTTAGCTCAATATACAAATTGAAGCTGAAGCCTTTATAGGTAACATGAATTTTTCCGGTTTTAGCTAATGCAGTAAACAACTCTTATGAATAGGGCGGGGTTTGATACTTGAATGCTGCATCTTATGTTGACAAGGCGCTGAGCCGTTGATGCTATTTAGAAAGTGTCATACTTATGGTATAATTTTACGTTGAACTAGGAGAAgttttcatatgatatctaaCATGGGTGCAACAAAGAAAATCTTCAATGTAGTATTGATGCACCCCATATATTTATTATATTTTATCATCTCTCTTCTAATATGGGACCAGCAATAACGGTAGCTGCAGTTCACAAATCATTAACTTCAGGTCACCCCTCAAAACAAATCATTAACTTCGGGTCTGCCTACTTCCAATATGCTCAATAGTGTCTTCTCGAAGTTTACTTCTGAATTAAGAAATGCGAACCATTGATCATGGATTTATTAAGGGTATCTTCATGATTGGTATCGACTTAGAAATTACACAAGATAAATATGTATGATTAGTCCATTGGATATTCTCCGACGATTTAATCATTAGTCCATTGGATATTCTCCGAGGATTTAATCAATTTCAGCTATGGATGCTGACTCAATTTTCAAACCAAGGTAAATAAATCCCTTCCCTTAGATATTTTCTACTCAACCTTTCGCTTCAGAAATTAGTATATGCACAAGCATGAACCTCTGGTTGCTTAATTTATTTTGTACAAATAGTTGGTTTTCATTTGTTGCCCTGTTTTTCCTGTGAATAAGGGATTCGATGAGAGATTATCATTGTCTTGCTTCTCTGAATTGAGTTCACAAAGAAATGATAGTGTTTTGGACTTGTAGTCAGTATTTGAAACCAAGTTATTCTTATTTCAGAGTAATGAATGTCTTTACCGTTGTTAAATGCAACAATGGCTATGATAAGTACAAATAAGTATGTGATAAGTTCATTTATTTTTTCTGGCTCTCTGTTTGCTTAACCTTTCCATCTCTTTTTAGTTTTGTGTCCTAAGATTGTTGCTCCAGACCAGAATCATGTAATTATTCTGTTCATTTGTTTGTGAGTTCTGATAATAATATTCTTTTTTTTCTGCGATACATGTATCTTTATGGATGACGAATTTCCCCATAAATTGGTTCTATGTGAAGGCAATCATGAGCGTATGATCTCTTTGGTTCTTCCTGCAAGGAAATGATTCCTTTAGTTGCTCATGTAGTATCCTACTGTTTATTTCTTTAGTGATGACAAGTCAAGCAATCAATCCCGCTGTTGGGAAACTAAGTGAATTGTCGTTGTCGATGGGATATTATTGTTGGGTTCATTGCTATAATGAGAATGCTTTGGCATATAGTATTTTCATAAGTATTCTGCACAAGTACTGAAGAATGATTCAAACAAGATGGTGAAGTACAAGCCCAAAGTTCTCGACAAAGATAGGTCAGGTGACCTTATTGTTCCTTCCGAGGTAATCTGGCGACCTTCTCTACATTTGGAGGGTAATGGTTTATTTGTCTGCTTCTGTTCTTTACCAGTTACCAATCCATAGTCACTTAGTTAATTTTGCAATCACCATTAGAAATAGCTTTCCTGTTCATTTAAGATCGTGGTTTATGCTGTGATTATTTCGAAATGCTGATAAAGTTAGGTGTGGGTTTAAGGCGAGTACGGTGACTATATAGTAGTACTCTTACAGGTTGTATTGAAAATTGTCACATTGAGGGATTTGGTCAAGAGATTTGTTGGATCAATGTTTTAGGTTTGCAAACATTAAATTTATATTTTCATTGCCAATTCCAAACCTTGCTGTCCTCGAACGTTATGGTCTCTAGCTGACATTAAATTGTATGTATAGATCTTAAACAGAGGAAGTAATATTCATATTTAGCAGTACCTATTGTCTTAGTAGCCATCTTAAGAGGGATTAGTTAAATTGTTGGTCACCGGTCTGAGCTATTTTGTTGTCTGCCTACTTCAAGcctatctttttttttgttttcaaggATACAGTTCAAACTTATCTTCAAAGCCTAAATTTTGCTACACTGATGTTGTTCTACAGGTGAAATACATTTCTGTAGTGAAATTTTTGAAAGACTTCAAGGTTCTCTCTGATTTTTTTGATTGCACATCAGCGGTACATTGAGACTTTCATATCTTTGATGTATCTTCTTCTAATTTTTGGTTGGTAACTGATTCATATACATAGACACTGCAAGTGGTAAACATGCATGAGAAAGAATTATAGCACATCCATGCTCTCTTCAATGCCGAACCAGGGACTTTGGTTCCATGTGACAACGGACCATACTCTGCTCCAACCGTCGATTTCTTCAACAAATACAAGAACTCATCACTCTTTTCTCCAATGAAAAGAACTATAAGCTGAGCTCTGAGTGCTTAGAGACCAGGGAACAGTCGCACTACCTGTTTTACTATTCTACTGTactatttccttaagcttgatcaatAAAAATATGTTAGTATGTAGGTCAAGTAGAACCTCCTGCCTTCCATGTACCGGATATGTAAAAGCCTCCATGAGCTATCTAATCAGATTTGTCAATCTCACGGTCTACTTATATATGTATTATTGTTGTTGTCTAATCACTGCTCTTATGTATAAATGCATCTTTTGAGCCCTATTGCTCATAACACTGCCATGAATCTTATAGATGATCTATGTCATAACaatgggcgcggcgtgccgccgtgccATACCTTGCTAGTGTTTGAGTAAACCAAAACAACTCACGAAGAGACCAGAGCCGGTTCAGTTGCAAGCATGTCCAAGAGCATTCCATGAGCAGTAGTACCACCATCAGCGGCCGCAGTGCCGGtaccagcaacagcagcagcgccCGGCGAGCCGCGGCTATGGAGCCACCACAGCAGGTTGGTCAGCGTGTTGCCGTCGTCATGCGACGCCAGGTCCCTGGTCTTGGCCAGCGCCGACTCCTTGTCGTAGGTCCCCTCCAAGGCGTAcacgaaccccttccacccgtcgCCGATGCCGTCCCTGGCCAACGCCGGCGCGGTCCAGCCCACCAGGTCCCTGACGAACCGGGCGTCCGGGAAGAGGGCCTCGCTGATGGGCACGATGGGCAGCAGCTGGATCCCCAGCCTGCACTCCTTCCACTCGGGCGGCGCGAACCAGAGGCCGCTGTCCCTCTTGTTCGCCCACACGACGCCCACCACGCGGTTGCTGCCGGCGAAGTCGTCCTCGTAGGTCGCGTCGCCCTCCCGGACGTGCCACCACGTCTGCGCCGCCAGCATCTCGAGCGCCGCGAGCGTGGCCGCGTCGGACACGAGCCGCGCGTCGCCGTAGCTCAGCCCGAGGAGCGCGGCGGCGTAGTAGGCGTTGACGGCCTCGCTGCTGCTCTCCTGGTTCCGCCCGTCGCCGAACTCCGTCAGCCCGCCGGCCCACGAGTGCAGCTTCCAGAGGTCGAACGCCCTCAGCCTGGTGTAGCTGGCGCCGGCGGCTTCGCGCGAGGTTGTCGACATGAAGTCGGCGACCATGGAGTAGGCCTGTGGCATGTGCTCGCGGCCCCAGGCCGGGTCGATCTTGGCGAGCACGGCGGTGGCGTACACGAAGTAGCCCAGGTGGTAGTGGTGGTCGTTGTAGATCCCGAAGCCGAAGTCGGCCCCGGTGTCCGCCGTCCCCTGCAGAGTGACGAGGCCGCCCCATTTGGGGTCGTACAGGAAGCCATTGCCCTCGAAGCTGCCGTCCAGCCACGGCGTGACGGTGGCTGTGAGGAAGCCGCGCACCGCCGGGATGAGTTCCGGGCACCCGACCTCCTCCGCGATCAGCGCCAGCCTCGCCGCCCTGGCGACCGCCTTCCCGTAGAAGTAGGACGAGGTGGTGGTTATGGGGGTGGAGGCGAGGCCGTCCACGTCCTTGCGCAGCGCGGCCACGATCTCGGGCACCCCGTCCTCGCTGACGCCGCGGGTGGAATGCCAGGTGGGGAGCACCGGGTCGGTCGTTAGAGCCCaggcgtcgccgacgacgccgaccAGGTCGCCGTCGATGCTGCGGTACCTGAAGTCCTCGAGCACACGGACGCCGCCACGGTCCGTGGAGAGCAGGCGGAGGTGGAGCGGGTGGGCGAGCATGAGCAGGTCCCCCGACCCCTGCGTGCGCCAGGCGTAGTCGACGGAGAAGGGCCGGTTCAGCGCGGCCTCCCCGCCCGTCGGGAAGCAGCCGCTGTACCGGTCAAGGACCGCCTCCATGGCCGCGTCGGGCAGGAAGGCGACGCGGATGACGCCGGAGAAGCCGGGCGCGGCCAGCTGCGTGACGCTGGACATGGAAAGGCGGATGGGCGCGGAGGCGTAGAGGAGGAAGGTCTGGCCGCTGTTCATCCGGAGGCGCCACCTGGTGAGCGTGTCGTCGCGCGGGGCGGCCTCGAGGAAGGCGTGGACGGAGGCGAGGGAGATGTCGACGGGGACCCCCGCCCCCGCGGTGGCGACCGTGACGAAGGGGCTGCCGCGGACGAGGAACGCGCGCAGCGACGGGGCGAAGTCGAGGGTGACGGAGAGGTCGTCGAAGGCGGCGATGCGGTGGGGCGCGGCGGGAGTGGCGGCGGACGGGGACGAGAGGGTGAGGTCGGCGACGAAGGTCTGGGCGTGGAAGGGCGGGGAGTGGACGGTCTTGGGGTAGCAGACCGTGAGCGCCCCGGCGGCGGATTTGACCGAGTACGGGTGGATGTACTCCGGCTGGTCCCCGTTGTTGAGCGCGAAGTTCTGGAAGAAGGAGTTGGTGGGGAGCGGCGCGGCGAGGAGCTCGGGGGCGAAGAAGCGCGCCGGGTCCGGGAGCACCGTAGACGCCGCCCGCGggaacggtggcggcggcggcgggagaggcatgtcgggctgcggcggcggggtGGGGTTGCGGTTGGACTGCCAGAAGAGGAACGCTGCGAAAGCGACCGCGAAGTACGTGGCGACCTGCGCCATCCTTTTCCTCTCCATCTCCGGTTCCCTCTGCCGGGAGGCTCTGCCGGCGGCAACTATATAGGCGGCCCCGGTCGATCCTCTCTCCGCGGCAGAGTGTGATTTGGCGACGGCCGCGTCCGGCGTCCCACTTTTAGGAAGGGATGGTACCGAGGATGGAATGTCTACAgtacagattttttttttacaatcaataccacatatattcatagtaacaaatagtacatggtagagatacatgaactgactccaacgattacaaaataaagtctaaaagatagtaacaaatcttcgaggtcttcaatttctttcttcttccataacacaatcttgtactcttgtgAAGGCGCACCAAAGAtacataacgaaccatagactcgtagataccgacgaaagttctcccataattttttgagccgcaatgccaagactgcgtgcacgcacgcaatcattaaagcagtcatacaacatcggcaagagtaccaacaccagtatatcagggaataataaccaacTAGCTTTATCGTCGtcaatggagagccgagagtacgaatcaccattgtcgaggacgtagcagccgggacaaaaactgcgaggataatcctcctcgcggcaacaacgacaaaagatccaaaatcgatctggcgaagcaagatccgaagacccatacctagaaaattgtgattgttcaacaccaccattgacgccgggaagaagatctcgtcgccgaacgaaagtccgaagatcacttattgcatacgatgccatctccattgaggggaaaccaacaagaaggcggctaccaaaatcctaacataatctaatgaaaacaatacttttattcaaaactccacgcatagatcgggttccccactcctcctgacgccggcgaagccgaccggaggagggggaaccaatctatggaggaggatgaactggaggcggctagggttagggcggcggctgagaggagagACCACGGGAGGAAAGTCCTTTAACGGGAGGAAAGTCCTTTAACTGGAGAACTTGGTAGCGAAGCAAAACAATTGGTACTTTAACATGAGCAACTCAAAACAAAGGTTTAACATAACTGATGCAACTGTTTCTCCAAGTACTGAAGCAAATATCTCTCAGTTAAAAAGATCGAGCGCCGAGGAACAGCATTCACAAATCACAACTGGTCTACAACGATGACCCAGCAAACAATCAGAGTACgaaccaacaaatgcactcacaaTGTCGTCTATAACACACAGAGAATAGTAGCCCCTATGGCAAGACAAGCCACACCAGTATCATCTTTTATTGTGATTTCGTTCGTTTACAACAGATTTACATATACAATAGCAGCACAAACTTTTACAAAAGTGCATCTAGTGGTTCCTTCGTCACTACACCCAGGTGTGATAGCAAAGACTGAGTTGCTATAGCAAACTACCCATTTTCTTACATCAGGAAAAACTCACTTCCTTCATTTTTATTCTTTTCATGGGGTAGGCAAATTTAGGTATGCATTTTCAGGTATCAATATAATCGAGCTCCATTCTGTGGGAACAGCCGTGGCGCATGGTTGCGCCTCATTGCAGCAGCCCGCTCCTCTTCCCCCACCCCATGGCTACTATGTACAGAATCGTGCAGCCAGCAATGGTTCCGAAGGTGGTTTCCcagaacttcacatgtgctgctcGTGTCTCATCTGGGGTTGCGGGATTGTAAAGCGATATGCCAATGTTCATCCCGAAAAGACCGACGACGGCCACTCCGGCAGTAACAACAACCGTGGCAGTTGAGAGCATGACCCCCATCTGCAGAAGCTGATTTTGCTTGTCATCCAACATTATGTTGATGTAATCCTCGGTATCATCAACATACTCCCTCAGCTTCAACCAAACATACAACGAGTATTAAGATTGAGAATTTGATAGATAAACATTCTATATAAAACTCCCTACACCAATGCTTCATTGTTAGAAACAATATTTTTTGGTAGTAAATCATTCTAAAGAACTAATAAAACCAATTGAAAGAAAAATGAACTCAAGCAATAATGTCTACTGATATACCAATAAACTTCTACTTCTAGAGTGCCCTAGCTCCTAATATCAGCCTGTTGAAGGCATCATTTCTGCAACATTCTGTAACCTGTACCAAAATGTTTTTTACTACGGTAGTTGCATTTTATGTTCTTGAGTACAACCACATATAGCGTTATAAAATTCACGCTCCAGATCTAAAGTTCTTTCAACAATTATAAATGGACGGAAACTCAGCAATATTTGGATTAATGCAAGTAACACGAGAAAGAGAACAACTCTTACATGTGAAAGCTTATTTAGTGTGCCATCAATTTGCACAAAGTAGGCCTCCAAAAGCATCTCTAGTTCTTCAATGTTGGGCTTATAACCAGCAAAGCTAACATTGGTTCCATCTGGCTCGCTTCTATAATCTTCATCCCTACACACAAATGAAATGATTGCATTTTTTCAGCATATTCATACATGCATATAGATTCATTCAAACCAGTAAGAAATATTTATGATCAACAGAAACAGCAGTACATCTAAAAGAAGAAAGTAGAGATGTCCCCCTTTGATGACTTACCCACCCTCCTCTAACTGAGATGGATCATGATCATCAACCTCAACTCTAGATGAAGTCTCACTGATATCTTGTTGAGCAAGTTTTTCTGTCAAGTACATTTCAGCCATATCCATTTCATCATCCAATAGGTGCTCAAGTTCATCCCTCACCTATGAGAAAGTAAATTGTAAAAATGTGGAATTATTGTGCAAGTGGATAAGGTAAATGAGTTCAGAAGATTGCAGTAAAAATAGGCTTTTGTGAGGAAATTATAGACGGAAAGAACATGTATAGAGGTAGGTGGTGCTCAGATGTGCATATGATGCAGGTGAGGGTGAAGGTTTGGGGAAAATTTCTTCCACATAGTTATGGAGATCAAATAAATAGTGATATCAAAAGCAGCCAGCAGAATAAAACAACAAATTATGTTTGACAACACCTACCCATGATAGTATAGAAAATTTACATGAAATTGATGGAATCCTCGAACAAGTTAAATTGCCTACCTTCTGCACACGTCCAGAAATTGCCACCAGGCGGCTCTTAATTTGCCTAACTCGCTCAAGATTCAATGTACTGATCTTTGAAGTTAGCTCATCCAATGCTGGATAAGCCTCTTTCTCCAGAGTCCCAGTCTGCGGAAAAAAGCAGGCCAGTCACTGTCTGCAACTACCAGCACACCATGTTATGTGAGAACTACTGCTATCTCAAAAGTGATTTGTAGTCTTTGCTATCTTAAATGTAATATATATTaaataaaccagggaacactCAAAAGACTATTCCAGGCCAGCTTAAGAAAAGCTTCTACAGTAAGCATGGCTCCATCTATctgtaaaataaaatataaacagGACTGCCCCAGGTTTTATGGGAAAGCAGGAGAACCAAACTTTTATAAATTGCTCTAACAAGGCATCAAGTTCATCTGATAAGCACATCTGAATAAATGACTGAACATCCTATGTAAATACGTAAAAACAAAAGCTCAATATCGAACAGGCCATGGTGTGAACCATGGCTTGTTAAAACAAGATATCCTAAGATGGCAAATAAAATGATCTAGTTGTATTCAAATAATTTGAACAAGAATAtccagaaatatgatgagatacgTACTTCCTCTTCCAGAGATCTACATGCTGACTCGAGGCACACTTCAAGCGCACGAAATTCAAAAGGTAAGACCTTGGCGCTTCCATCTTTCATTGTGGCCAACGTCGGCACACTGCTGCTGTGAATCATTCCACCCACCGCATCAGTAGTCCTCTTAGCCATCTCCAGTTCATGTCCTTTAGATGAACTGGGAGCAGGAAATGGTGAAGCAATCACAGATGATTCACCCTCAATATCAGTAAACTCTGCAGCCTGTTGAAGGAagaaaaaaattcacatattcatacAGCCCCTTATGCCTTATTCCAGTATCTCTTCTAGAAAGCAGGAAACCAAGTGGAATGACCTAAGTGTCAGGATCAACACTTGTATTTTCAATTTTGCATATAAACAATTGGACCGACTGCCcatgtcctcatatatgcctccaGTCACTGAAGTGCAGAATTCTTAAGTGAGCAGAGCATATATTATGCTAACTGTATGGATGTCTGATGTTGTTTTTGGCAAATATAAAGTTCAATTCAGCAGCAATTTCTCAAACCAAGACTGACGATATGGGTGGTCTAACAGATGTGCAAATCAAATTGTATTCTTGGGACCATATGGTGTTTGGACAATTCTGAATATATGGGTGCTCTAACAGATGTACTCGAGCCCCAATGCTACTGGCCAGTCACAGTTTCAAGACCATTTTAGACACCTGATCCTAGACCAGAAACCAAAGATATAGTTCTGGGAAGAATTAATACCACTGGCAACATTGCATCTCTCTTTAAGAAGCAGAACACAAGGTTTGATATATCATATATATGCGAAATCTAAAAAAAACTGCTCATAGTTCTACTATCCACCCACAGCTCGGATATTGTACCACGGACCACAGTTATTTTACTAATCGAAATCCTAAGCCCAAAAGCAAGCAAATCGTGAACTGTCAGAAAGCAGTGGTACGGGAATATACCTGACCAGAGGAAGCGAGCACGCGGGCCTGGAGGTCGCGGACGAATTGCGCGAAGTCGGGGTCCTTGGAGTTGGGGAGCAGCACCTCGGCGGCGGTGATCACGGCCTTGACGCGCTCCAGGTTGACGACGATGGCGCGCTCGCGGCCTAGGATCGTGGACGGGTAGGACAGCAGTGGGTCGAGCACCCTCAGGTCGCGCGCCGGCAGCCCCGTCCGCGCCATCACCGCGTGCTTCCCGGCCTCCTCAACCCGCGCCCGCCCTGACGCCGGCACCACCAGCCACTCACGGcttgccgccgccgcagcagcagctcCCGCCTTCCGCCTCCCCCCGCCGCCCGGCACCGTCGCCAAGGGCCTCATCCCTTATTACCGGAGTTAGGGTTTCGATTGAAATCGCCGACGGCAGCGTGGAGGCGGAGGTGTGTGTTGTCGGCTGCCAGGAGAGGGTGTTGTACGAGTGAAAATTGGGGGTCTTGTCCGCAAATGTTacaaaaccaattttgtttggactgTGTAGCAATATCCTTGGCCAAAAATCAGTCAAATAATCTCTGCCCAaaaaggaagtactactactgtagATGATTTTCCAACAAAATATTTTGGGGGAATTTTTTTCACATAAACATGCTTTGGATCTAGTATAAACCGAGTTCTAGAATTCAAATGTCTGGAAAACCGAATAAATCATTAAAATCAAATTTGGATTACCAAGCCGTCGAATAGGCTAGAAATTTAAAATTATGGGTGCAGTGGTTTGGAATGTTGAATCAAGTCTTTGATGTCTCATAAAAAACGAAATATTTTTTTAGTGGGAGGTGAAGTTCCTATTGATAGTGAGGCGTCCCACTGGCTTCAATCTTAAAACTCATCGGATCAGAGTTTCAAAATCGGTCCGATCTCTCAGAGGTGTTTATAGAGATAGGATGTGCGTGTGTTCGTTTGTAGGGGTGAGTGCGTATATGAATTTGTGAGCATTTACGTATGTACTACTGCATTTCTAAAAAAATCAAAGCCTACATATACTTCCATTGGAATACTACTGCATTTCTAAAAAAATCAAAGCCTACATATACTTCCATTGGAATTGAGTCCAGATGAAGACCAAAGTATGCTACTACTTTGGAAGATAGAATAAACACGAAGTGGCGGTTACGCAACAAGCGATCAGTTGGACCATTAGTTCCCCTACTCAATAGTTGTATGGCAACATCATCTTCTCCTCCCCTTCATCCTCTTTTGTTTCATCCCGTTCCAATCCGTCTAGCCCTCATTGCATGGCTCCACATATTGTTATAAGGTCCCTATCCCATGAGTAAACATTCTTTTAGTGCATGTTGCTTTCCAAGAGATTTAAGCTCTAAATTAATGtagagaggaagaggatgatgatacatTGGAGCGGAGTAGGAGTATTCGCAAGTTATAACAATGAACCAATACAATTATAGGTGTTTAATTTCTCATTCACAACTCCTCCTTTCCAATGCATTATATAGTAAATTTCTCAACATGGGCTCGTGGTCACCACGGGGTTGTACCTTTCCGTCGACCACATATACGATAGACATTATGGACTGACCAACATGTATAGCTTTGTTGCACGCCTAGTTCACTCACACTAAGGGTCATATAAATAAGACAAACACATAAGAAAATCAAAAATACCCATGGGATTGGAAGTTGTGTTATTGAAGCTTCCGTTGTATGAGTAGATGCTCGTGTCACAAAAGCTCGCCTTCTAATCGCTCCAACCCCTTGACCACCGTGCACCACATCAATTTGTTTTCATCGAAGGTAAAGTTTCTTGCTCTTGCTATGGCGTCGTATTCAGTGGCGGATACATAGAGTGGCTAGGGTGGTGCATGGACCACCTTGAAATTTCTACTtagactatatatatatatatcatagaaTTTCTTTTAACACAAATATAATTAAATGAAAATATACACTATTGGATCACCCTGGTATTTTGTGTTGGATCTGCCACTGGTCGTATTGGGGTGCCGTTGGTGAAGAATTAATGAACCTTGTGGCATCGGAGATACAGAATGCCACTAAAATCAACCCCCTCATTTGATACCTCACTAAAGAGACCTAGATCGGGCATCGTGCCCTTTTAGTTCTCGATATGTCCCGTTTAACCTCCATTGGAGGCATCCCATCTGATTCTTTATCTGGAAGGATGACTGGCATTCTTAACAATGATGTTGGATTCACCCTTGACGACTACTACCTGTTCTAAGGGCTCTTCCTCTAGGTAAGAGCATATTGGTCATTATTGGTGTCAATGACTTCTTATAATCTCCAGGTTTGGAGGTCATCATCCGATGGCTTCACTACATAGCTGGTGGAGATTGTCATTGAGCTTGTCGATGATTTTGGATGAGTTGGC contains:
- the LOC124662581 gene encoding probable endo-1,3(4)-beta-glucanase ARB_01444, producing MARTGLPARDLRVLDPLLSYPSTILGRERAIVVNLERVKAVITAAEVLLPNSKDPDFAQFVRDLQARVLASSGQAAEFTDIEGESSVIASPFPAPSSSKGHELEMAKRTTDAVGGMIHSSSVPTLATMKDGSAKVLPFEFRALEVCLESACRSLEEEIDGAMLTVEAFLKLTGTLEKEAYPALDELTSKISTLNLERVRQIKSRLVAISGRVQKVRDELEHLLDDEMDMAEMYLTEKLAQQDISETSSRVEVDDHDPSQLEEGGDEDYRSEPDGTNVSFAGYKPNIEELEMLLEAYFVQIDGTLNKLSHLREYVDDTEDYINIMLDDKQNQLLQMGVMLSTATVVVTAGVAVVGLFGMNIGISLYNPATPDETRAAHVKFWETTFGTIAGCTILYIVAMGWGKRSGLLQLLAAPLPTNSFFQNFALNNGDQPEYIHPYSVKSAAGALTVCYPKTVHSPPFHAQTFVADLTLSSPSAATPAAPHRIAAFDDLSVTLDFAPSLRAFLVRGSPFVTVATAGAGVPVDISLASVHAFLEAAPRDDTLTRWRLRMNSGQTFLLYASAPIRLSMSSVTQLAAPGFSGVIRVAFLPDAAMEAVLDRYSGCFPTGGEAALNRPFSVDYACGVRVLEDFRYRSIDGDLVGVVGDAWALTTDPVLPTWHSTRGVSEDGVPEIVAALRKDVDGLASTPITTTSSYFYGKAVARAARLALIAEEVGCPELIPAVRGFLTATVTPWLDGSFEGNGFLYDPKWGGLVTLQGTADTGADFGFGIYNDHHYHLGYFVYATAVLAKIDPAWGREHMPQAYSMVADFMSTTSREAAGASYTRLRAFDLWKLHSWAGGLTEFGDGRNQESSSEAVNAYYAAALLGLSYGDARLVSDAATLAALEMLAAQTWWHVREGDATYEDDFAGSNRVVGVVWANKRDSGLCEALFPDARFVRDLVGWTAPALARDGIGDGWKGFVYASAAADGGTTAHGMLLDMLATEPALVSS